Genomic segment of Pseudoalteromonas sp. NC201:
ATCCCAATTTGACTCAATACTTGCTCAATTTGAGGGATTAAATCTGACGCTAGCTGCGTTAAAAATTTCTCATTTAGAGCAACTAAATAGCAAAATTTTTGCCTTGCCTACACGGAGGTAGGTACCTTGGCGATAGCAGGACGCGGTAGCGGGGCTATCGACAAGATTTTCTTGCCTCAAAATAGACCACTTAATTAAGTAAATTGGCATAATAAATCATACTAAGTCACTCTCATTGAGAAAAATAAAAAGCCAGAGCGCAAATCGCATTCTGGCTTTTTTGGTTGAGATTTATTTAACCTTAGGTTATTCAGGCTATTTGCCGCTAAGGCCTAGGAGCTCGATTTCTGAGATCTGTACTAAGCCATCGTTATTCGCATTTTTGCTAATATTTAGACGATAACTGCTATAGGCAAAAGCATTGGAGAAAGTAAACGCTCTTCGTTGTAAGCGCTCATCCCAGCTTTCTCCCACCCAAACCGCAACTTCTGTCCACGTCTCACCGCCATCATTAGAACCCAGTAACTGGAAGTTTTCGGGATCGCGTTCTGGTGCATCATTAGCACTGGTGATAGCCAAACCACTCACAATCTGTGGCGCAGTAAAATCGGCTTGGATCCAAGATGGTGATTCCTCTGTTGGCGGGCCTTGCCACTCATTGTGATCTAGCCATTTTGTCTCGGTATCATTATCAAACGCTTTTTGTTCACTTTCTGCATCTCCAATACGATTACGCGCGGTGAAGCTTGTTCCAGCCAAGTCAGACAAATCTTCAAGTGCATACTGAGGTCCAGCGAGTTCAATTTCGGCTATTTGCACTAATCCATCATTGTTCGCATTTTTACTGATAGACAAGCGATAATGTGAGTAAGCCAAGCCATTAGCAAACGCGAAGGCACGACGTTCAAAACGCGATTCAAACGATTCCCCTACCCAAGTATTTAATACTTGCCACACTTCCCCATCGTGAGATGCTAAAAGTTGGAAGTTTTCAGGGTCACGCTCCGGTGCATCATTGGCGCTAGTAATGTACAAAGTATTTACCGCTTGCGCTTGCGGCAAGCTAACTTGAACCCAAGCCGGATTTTCAACAGTGGGTGGCCCCTGCCAGTCGTTGTGATCGAGCCATTTAGTCTCAACATTTTTATCAAATGCTTGCGCTGCGCCCTCTGAATCACTAATGCTAAAACGCGCCGAGTAACTCGCACCTTGTACTTGTGCATGATCTAATCCAGAGATTTCTGGCCCGATTAATTCAATCTCAGCAAGCTGCATCAGGCCATCATTATTTTTGTTCTTGGTTATCTCAAGACGATAGCTTTGGTATGGCAATTGATTCGCTACCGCAAAGCTTTGGCGCTCCCCTCGCGCTTCAAAAGATTCACCAACCCAATTACTCAACTGCTGCCATGTAACCCCGTTATCGTTAGAGCCAAACAAAGCAAAGTTCTCAGGATCTCGCTCTGGTGCATCATTGGCGCTCGTTATCGCAAGCTGATTAACCGCCACCGCCTCATTAAAGTCTACTTGGATCCATGAAGGCGCTTCGACGGTAGGCGGGCCTTGCCAATCATTATGATCTAGCCACTTAGTAGTTGGATCGTTATCAAATGCCTTATCCTGGTTTTCCCCCTCACCGATACTATTGCTTGCCGTGACCGCAAACGTCTCAGTATCCGTATGGTCAACGCTCGGATAAACCGGCCCAACAAATTGAATTTCTCCAATTTGCAGTAAGCCATCGTTATTTTTGTTCTTTGTCACTGCAATTCGGTAGCTTGTATACTTTTGCGCATTGCCAAATACAAAGCCTTGACGTTCAAAGCGCGCTTCAAACGACGCCCCGACCACATTACCCAAATTAACCCAACTCGCGCCCTCATCGTTAGAAGCTAATAAAGAGAAGTTTTCAGGGTCTCGCTCTGGGGCATCATTAGCACTGGTAATGTAAACACCGCTAATTGCTTGTTGAGTGGGAAAATCCACCTGGATCCAAGACGGCGCTTCCTCAGTAGGTGGCCCCTGCCAGTCATTGTGGTCAAGCCATTTAGTTTGTGTATCGCCATCAAATGCTTTGTCTGCACTCTCAGCATCACCAATAGCATTTCTTGCTGTGATAGTGGCACCTGATGTCACGACTTGCTGCATCGGTCCCGTGGATACCGGTTCATCAAATAATGGTAACGCTAAGTCCATAATACTATCGGCACTAAGATCTAGCTGCGCAGTTAATGGGTGAGCTTGAAGCGCGTTGTAAATTGGCAATCGAAGCGCTTCAAGTGCAACTTCATCACCGCCAAGTGCGGCGCTAAGATTGCTAGCTGAGTCGCTTAAGACGCCTTGCAAAGAACCTTGCTCGTCAAACTGTGCAAACGCGGCATTGAATAGAGAAAGCTTTTGCACACTTTCGGAAACATATGTCATCTCGCAACTTTGCTCACCAGAGTCAGAGGTTGCGCAAGTTTCTCCTAATTCAAAATTCGTTAATTGATCAGCGCTAACCACAGGTAACTCAAAAACATTGATGTTCCCGGTTTGCCAGCCAAGGGCCCGAAGCAATAACGCAGACATCTCCACTTTTGCCAATGCCATTAATTCGGGAGTAGAGACATTACGCCCCTCAGCAATTTGCTGCTCTACCAGCATGGTTGCTAGTGTCGTCAAGGCGTTGATTTGTATGGTAGCATCAGCACTGCCATCGGCATTTGAACCAAACGGCACGGCGACATGACTCAAGGTAGCCAAAGTCACACCAGCAATGTAATCGCCACTTACCTGCTCCCCAATTCCTACTGAGCCACAGCGACTGGCGTCGCAGCGCATCTGCGAGCCTTCACTCGTTGTGGCGGTCACTTTAATGGTGGAATTAATGCCAAACCCGGCTTTACCCGTCAGTTCAATAAACAACTCCCCCGATTGACTGGTTGCCGAGTTCTCATCCATCATCATGCTAGAGCCATTGAGCGCCGTCACCGAAATGCGGGCTTGGCTCAACGCGCCTTTTATCACTGAACCTGATACTTCTGCCGTCGTCACAGCAGGGGTTACTGGCACTTCTTCAACTTTTGGGTCATCGCTCCCGCCGCCACATGCAGCCAATAAACTGCTAACGGCAATGAGCGGGATCGCATTTCTTATTTTATTTAACGTTTTCATATTTATCCCTTCTTACATATCAACCAACTCGTGTGACTAGGCTGATATAAACGCACCACAAGCAGGTGATAACCCGTGATATTGTTTCTCGTTGTGCTGACACGACTTCACCCTGTTTGCATTACTTTATGGTTATCGCCAAAGTTAAAATCGATAGGTGATCCCGGCATAGTAGCGCTGCCCGGTGTAGCTGCTGCTGCGCAATCTCGCTTTAGAATCTTCACCATAAAAGGTTCTCGGTTCTTCTTTGGTTAGGTTGATCACAGACGCGGTTAGGATCAGGTTTTCCATCAAGTTATATGAAGCGTTCACATCAACTTGTTGGTATGGTTCCTGATATACAGTGAGCCCGTCAGCAAGCCCCAAAGCGGTTTCTCCTCGGCGGTTATATGATGCTCTGACACTAAAGGTGTCATTCTCGTAATAGGCGGAGAAGTTAAATTGATTATCGGCACTGCCAACAAGCGCAGACTCACCGACCTTTTCACCGTCTACGCTAATGTCTGCCTGATTGGTATCGTTTAGGGTGTAGTTAACGTTGAGACCAAAGCCATTGTCGAAAGCATGTTGTGCAAACAGCTCTACTCCCCGAGAGGTTGCGTTTGTACCATTGGCGGTGGTGGTAAACGGCGTGACGGTAATATCACCCGGCGGTACAATTTCAACACCGGTAAAAGGGTTATCAAAGCCCTCAAACGGCCTTACTGAGGTAATAATCAAGGGCACGATAAAGTTATCTACGTCTTTGTTGAATACCGCAATGCCAACCGCAGATCCTTCGCCATAATAATACTCCGCAGATAAATCCATCTGTACCGATTCAAATGGTTTTAGCGCCTTGTTACCACCTGAGCCGCGCCATCCTGGCTCCACAGGGTTGCCTCTAAACTCGAGCCTGTCGTCTGCCCATTCTTGAGAGATAAAGGTCAGCTGCTCTGGTGCCCCCATGTCGTTGAACGGAGCTCGAGACATCGTTTTGGCGATAGCACCACGTATGACAAGATTGTCGCTGGCATCCCAAACAATATTGAAGCTAGGCAAAAATTGCGAGTCGGTTACGGTACGCACGGTGGTGGTTTCAACGTCAATAAGGCGCTCATCACCTAAAATATCCTCTTCGGTGACATCATCAATGTCATCTAAAAAGTAGTTAATTTTATCCGACGACATAATCTGCGTTTCGGTCTCGACATAGCGTACCCCGATGTTTCCTCTAAAATCTCCAAAAGAAAAATCGGCCTGTAGATAGGCGGCCATGATCTCTTCTTCTATGTCGAACACAAAATCAGGCTCACGGCGCGTGTGCTTAACATATTCACTGGTCACGATTTCGCGGTATCGATCCCAATTGATCGTGGGCATCGCATTCACTTCAAAACCGCCTGGGATATTTTGTTCAGACGTTGCATTCAAAATATCCTCCAGTTTTGGCATACCCCCAATCCACTGATAAGACACTTCATCAATGGCACCTTGACTAAATGGATCTAGCTCGCCACTGGCAATTCTGTCAGCCCCATCTTGAGTAATGAAGAAGGTGTTGTTGGTTTCGCGGTGTAGTGTTGCTTTACGATATTTAGCACCGACGCGCAGCGTATCAACGATGCCGTACCCGACGCGATAATCAAGGTCTAACTGAGCATAGTCCTCTTCTAAGTCACTGACGACAAAGCTTGAACCTGTCGAACCCGGATCGGGATCGCCGGCAATACCAGCCTGAAGGTTAGACAACAAAGCGGGATCAGCGTACAGCGACACTCTGTCACCTAATCGCCACCCTGCAAATGAAGCGGCGTTTTCAACCTGCCCGGAATCGCTGCGACTCGCAGGTTGGCCGCTTTTATACGCCGCACTCCAAGATTCTGAAGGGCCACCGCTGGCTTCAGTGTGACCAAATTTACCGCGTAAGTCATATAAGTCACCGGCATACTCAAAGGCGAAGTCGTAGGTATCCGAGGTATCTTTTTCTACCGTATAACTACCAATGATCCAAGGAAATTCAAGATTCCCTTCAGTGCCACCAGCGCCACTGGTAAAGTCCATGCCAGTCACAATCGTACCGGTTTCGTCTAGAGTAATACCGGTAAGATAATCTGGGTTGTACTTCCATTCTGGGATCCACATTTGTGACGTGGTGCGATTTTGCCCAAGCTCAAAATGAAAATGATTGAATGTTAAAGATAAATCGTCTATTGGACGCCATTGAATGGTGGCTTGTAGCCCCTGACGTTCACGTTTTTCTTTGGTTACCCCAATACCTGCAACTTGCGGTGCCCAAACACCATCATAAACGTTACCATAAGCATCTTCTAACGCTGCAAATCGACGTGTACTATCAGCAATCACATTGCCCGCCGTGTCCGTTGCTTGCAAGTCTGAACTCGTTGCCCAACGCCAACCGCCACCGCCCGACATATCACCGCCTAAAGAACGGTTGGTACGGTCTTGTTTAGTATAACCAATTAGCAAGCCAAAGGTTTCTTCTTCGTTCTTCCAAGAATAAACGCCGCTAAAATTAGGCTCGTACTCTTCAGTCACATCAGCGTAGGTATATTCAACATTCAACGCCCCAGAATTTGCCTCCATATCCAGCGGTTTCCGGCTGTGTAGAATAACCGTGCCGCCAACCCCACCTTCATCTAAACGCGCCTCAGAAGACTTAAACACCTCAACCGATTGCACCATGGTAGAAGGCAACAAAGAGTAACTAAAAGAGCGCGACGGCGAGCCCGGAGAAGACGCGATAAAGTTGCCGTTTAACTGCGTAAAAGTAAGATCAGAGGAAAGACCACGAATACTGACGTTTTCCCCTTCCCCGCCACTACGAGAAATCACCACACCGGGTACGCGTTGCAGTGAATCCGCCACATTTTTATCGGGAAACTTGCCAATGTCTTCTGCTGTAATGGCATCCACAATCGCGTTTGATAAACGCTTAATCGCCAAGTTTTCGGCCATAGATGCGCGGATCCCACGCACCTCAATCGTTTCGATTTCCTGCGCTTCCTCTTTTTCGGTTTCTTCAGCCATTGCCCAGTTAGTAGCTGATAACATAGCGAGGACCAGTGCAGACTTGCTAAATTGCCGTGACCTTCCTGTCACATGGCGTCTGTTATTATTATTGGCCATTCCTATCTCCAAGTTTTTTATAATTTGTAAAGCCACGACGTCCCTTGCTGCTCCATGACGCATGACTTTGTGACGACCCTTTTTTGTTTCCCTATAGGGGTTAATGGTTTGTGAAACACTCGTTCAGAATAGGAGCGCTCTACAAAAAGTGATAATAGAATTTCGGTTTGCACTAAGACAAAATCGGCGTTTAGGTCAAAAAAAGATCCAATTTCAATTTCCTTGGTTTATAGTCTGATTAACATAAAAACTCATTATTAGTTTCTATATTAGGCAATTTAAAAACGTTCCAAACACGTGTAACCAAATGTTTTTATTGAACTAATTAAATATTCAAAACCAAGCATTTTAAACTTTAAAATTATTCAACTTCAAGAGTGAAATATGAATTCGGCAAACTATTCAGGTAAAAACTTGGAAATATGCCTCAGCAGCGATAATCCTCATTTGTTGCAGCGAAATGCACAAATTGCTTTTGCATCAGGTGCAACAAGGATAGAGCTCTGTGGTGTTCTGAGTTGCGGTGGCTTGACCCCAAACCCGACGGCGATAGCGGCAGTTGCCCAGTATTTACCAAGCTTTGGCGAATGTATTGTGATGTTACGCCAAGCACCGCATTTTTTTATTGATGACACCATGCTCTATCAGTTACAAAAAGAGATAGATGGCATTGCTTGCGCGGGTGCAACCGGTATTGCGCTTGGTTTTATCGACGACAATCAGGAGATAGCGGCTGACCACTGTAGCGCACTCATTGCCACGGCAAAATCCTTAGGCCTTTCTGTCACCTTTCATCGCGCCTTTGATGCCGCTGCAAACTGGCAGCAGGCAGCCGAGACGCTGCTAGAGTTAGGCGTTGAGCGGGTCTTAAGCGCCGGCAATACATGGCAAAGTGGTAAAGGCGCAGCGTTTGGTACCAGTCAGCTCATTGCCTTACTGAAAAAACTCAATGCTGAAATCGAAGTGGTGATCGGTGGAGGGGTCAACACGAAAAACGCCGCGGATCTTTGGCTTTTAAGTGAATTTGGTCCACTCTCTCTACATACTCACTCTGGCGTGCATCATGGCGATGAAGTTTGCCCAAGGCTAGTTAATGCAATACTCACCGGATCAGAAAAGGCAATACAATGACAGCATCGAAGCTATTTTTAGGGATTGATGGTGGCGGTACGAAATGTAAAGTCCGCCTCGAGGATCAACATGGACAGCTCCTTGCCGAGGCCACCAGCGGCCCTGCAAACATAGCAACATCAATACATCAGGCCCAAGAGTCAATGTTGAGCGCAACAATGACAGCGCTGACAAACGCAAAAATCCCCCACCACGATATTGCCAACATCAGTGCTTTTGCAGGACTTGCCGGCGCGAATGTCACGACGGCTTGTGAGGCGATGCAGCAATGGCGTTCCCCTTTTGCACGTTTTCAATTTTCAACCGATGCACACATAGCTTGCCTTGGTGCGCATCAACACGAAGATGGCGGTGTAATCATTCTTGGCACCGGATTTTGCGCGGGTCTGGTGACGCATGGACAATTTAGGGAGTTCGGCGGCCACGGATTATTACTCAGTGATGGTGCAAGTGGCAGTTGGATCGGTTTGAGTTTAGTGAAGCATGCCATCGAGGTGCTTGATACACTGTCCCCTAGCAGTCTGATGATTGAGTCGTTTTTGGCTGCCATGAATTGCCACAGTACCGAACAGCTAGTCAAACTCACGCTAAACGCCACTCCCCAGTATTTTGCCCAGTTTGCTCAACATGTTTTTGCTACGCCAAACGATCCCTATGCTGAGCAAATCTTAAGTAGCGCGGCACGGTTTATTGAGCGTTATGTCCGTCATTTGCAGAGCTTAGGGGCACATAAAGTCGCGTTAGTTGGAGGCATTGCCACGCCCATTCGTCCATGGTTAGCTTCTGAGTACGCAGATACGCTGGTGACACCGGCATTACCACCAGAAGTCGCAGCGTTAACGCTCGCTCGACGTTAATTCCTTACGTAATTGCGACGGGATTTCACCAAATAAACGACGAAACTGCTTGCTAAAATAACTTGGCTCTGAAAAGCCACACTGATAAGCGACTTGTGATACTGGTAAACGTGTTTCGACCAATAATTTACGGGCATTTTCCAATCTCACTTCGTTGATAAATTGATTGGGAGTTTTGGCTAAATGCTTTTTAAATCTACGCTCCAGTGCGCTTACCGACAGGTGAGCAAGTTCCGCCAATTCTTCGATACAAATATGACGATGGTAATGTGCCCGAATAAATTCAACGGGCGCTTCAATGGCTCTTACGTGAGACAACGCCTTTGACGTTTTCGCTAGATGTCGTGTAACACCATAAGTGCCCATAATCGCATTCTCGCCATCAAGTAACACTTTTTTTGACGTGGAAAACCATGCCAATTCCCCATTTGCGG
This window contains:
- a CDS encoding BadF/BadG/BcrA/BcrD ATPase family protein — encoded protein: MTASKLFLGIDGGGTKCKVRLEDQHGQLLAEATSGPANIATSIHQAQESMLSATMTALTNAKIPHHDIANISAFAGLAGANVTTACEAMQQWRSPFARFQFSTDAHIACLGAHQHEDGGVIILGTGFCAGLVTHGQFREFGGHGLLLSDGASGSWIGLSLVKHAIEVLDTLSPSSLMIESFLAAMNCHSTEQLVKLTLNATPQYFAQFAQHVFATPNDPYAEQILSSAARFIERYVRHLQSLGAHKVALVGGIATPIRPWLASEYADTLVTPALPPEVAALTLARR
- a CDS encoding copper homeostasis protein CutC, which produces MNSANYSGKNLEICLSSDNPHLLQRNAQIAFASGATRIELCGVLSCGGLTPNPTAIAAVAQYLPSFGECIVMLRQAPHFFIDDTMLYQLQKEIDGIACAGATGIALGFIDDNQEIAADHCSALIATAKSLGLSVTFHRAFDAAANWQQAAETLLELGVERVLSAGNTWQSGKGAAFGTSQLIALLKKLNAEIEVVIGGGVNTKNAADLWLLSEFGPLSLHTHSGVHHGDEVCPRLVNAILTGSEKAIQ
- a CDS encoding AraC family transcriptional regulator, with product MEEQTILNKAGVNQLIAAFDLIPDILFWVKDTKSRIVYANQHFVEHQGYKTLDQILLKTDFDFSPQHLAFQYVNDDKRVMEGFIVTDRLELNQTANGELAWFSTSKKVLLDGENAIMGTYGVTRHLAKTSKALSHVRAIEAPVEFIRAHYHRHICIEELAELAHLSVSALERRFKKHLAKTPNQFINEVRLENARKLLVETRLPVSQVAYQCGFSEPSYFSKQFRRLFGEIPSQLRKELTSSER
- a CDS encoding TonB-dependent receptor produces the protein MANNNNRRHVTGRSRQFSKSALVLAMLSATNWAMAEETEKEEAQEIETIEVRGIRASMAENLAIKRLSNAIVDAITAEDIGKFPDKNVADSLQRVPGVVISRSGGEGENVSIRGLSSDLTFTQLNGNFIASSPGSPSRSFSYSLLPSTMVQSVEVFKSSEARLDEGGVGGTVILHSRKPLDMEANSGALNVEYTYADVTEEYEPNFSGVYSWKNEEETFGLLIGYTKQDRTNRSLGGDMSGGGGWRWATSSDLQATDTAGNVIADSTRRFAALEDAYGNVYDGVWAPQVAGIGVTKEKRERQGLQATIQWRPIDDLSLTFNHFHFELGQNRTTSQMWIPEWKYNPDYLTGITLDETGTIVTGMDFTSGAGGTEGNLEFPWIIGSYTVEKDTSDTYDFAFEYAGDLYDLRGKFGHTEASGGPSESWSAAYKSGQPASRSDSGQVENAASFAGWRLGDRVSLYADPALLSNLQAGIAGDPDPGSTGSSFVVSDLEEDYAQLDLDYRVGYGIVDTLRVGAKYRKATLHRETNNTFFITQDGADRIASGELDPFSQGAIDEVSYQWIGGMPKLEDILNATSEQNIPGGFEVNAMPTINWDRYREIVTSEYVKHTRREPDFVFDIEEEIMAAYLQADFSFGDFRGNIGVRYVETETQIMSSDKINYFLDDIDDVTEEDILGDERLIDVETTTVRTVTDSQFLPSFNIVWDASDNLVIRGAIAKTMSRAPFNDMGAPEQLTFISQEWADDRLEFRGNPVEPGWRGSGGNKALKPFESVQMDLSAEYYYGEGSAVGIAVFNKDVDNFIVPLIITSVRPFEGFDNPFTGVEIVPPGDITVTPFTTTANGTNATSRGVELFAQHAFDNGFGLNVNYTLNDTNQADISVDGEKVGESALVGSADNQFNFSAYYENDTFSVRASYNRRGETALGLADGLTVYQEPYQQVDVNASYNLMENLILTASVINLTKEEPRTFYGEDSKARLRSSSYTGQRYYAGITYRF
- a CDS encoding discoidin domain-containing protein; the encoded protein is MKTLNKIRNAIPLIAVSSLLAACGGGSDDPKVEEVPVTPAVTTAEVSGSVIKGALSQARISVTALNGSSMMMDENSATSQSGELFIELTGKAGFGINSTIKVTATTSEGSQMRCDASRCGSVGIGEQVSGDYIAGVTLATLSHVAVPFGSNADGSADATIQINALTTLATMLVEQQIAEGRNVSTPELMALAKVEMSALLLRALGWQTGNINVFELPVVSADQLTNFELGETCATSDSGEQSCEMTYVSESVQKLSLFNAAFAQFDEQGSLQGVLSDSASNLSAALGGDEVALEALRLPIYNALQAHPLTAQLDLSADSIMDLALPLFDEPVSTGPMQQVVTSGATITARNAIGDAESADKAFDGDTQTKWLDHNDWQGPPTEEAPSWIQVDFPTQQAISGVYITSANDAPERDPENFSLLASNDEGASWVNLGNVVGASFEARFERQGFVFGNAQKYTSYRIAVTKNKNNDGLLQIGEIQFVGPVYPSVDHTDTETFAVTASNSIGEGENQDKAFDNDPTTKWLDHNDWQGPPTVEAPSWIQVDFNEAVAVNQLAITSANDAPERDPENFALFGSNDNGVTWQQLSNWVGESFEARGERQSFAVANQLPYQSYRLEITKNKNNDGLMQLAEIELIGPEISGLDHAQVQGASYSARFSISDSEGAAQAFDKNVETKWLDHNDWQGPPTVENPAWVQVSLPQAQAVNTLYITSANDAPERDPENFQLLASHDGEVWQVLNTWVGESFESRFERRAFAFANGLAYSHYRLSISKNANNDGLVQIAEIELAGPQYALEDLSDLAGTSFTARNRIGDAESEQKAFDNDTETKWLDHNEWQGPPTEESPSWIQADFTAPQIVSGLAITSANDAPERDPENFQLLGSNDGGETWTEVAVWVGESWDERLQRRAFTFSNAFAYSSYRLNISKNANNDGLVQISEIELLGLSGK